The genomic interval ttcgttctaaaacttacattattatggctgttaactttttctaaaatttcataaagaatttcatgttttactactgattttcgttattttttcaaatcgaaattgttagagaactcatcctcaaaatctaggtgttaaggagagagagttaagaagATCTTATACTGGCTTTGTAACTGCTCACAGAGACGATGTATGACTGAATGGACATTAATACTCTCCCTCGAGCCCATGAGGGGAAATGAGGCGAGAAGAAGTCCAACCCACGGAAGAGTTAAGTAGCCCAAGACCCTGTTTTGATAtcatgttagagaactcatcctcaaaatctaggtgttaaggagagagagttaagagaatCTTATATTGACTTTGAAACGACTCACAGAGACGATGTTATACTGTACTTacattaatataaattaaaatttttgtattttgaAGCTTTGAAATTTGGgtcaaaatccaaatttaagaccttgataaTATCCAACACAGGTTGtaagttaaaaagaaaaaacgGACCCACGTACAGACTTGATTAATTACATTAACCATGAATAGAAGCAAAAAGGACATGGCAATAGGAAAGACAAGCGTAGGAGCCAGTCCCACATTCATAAATGAAGCCCTCGACGCCCACAACATATGCATCCATGTGATCGATGTGGGGGAGACTCTGCAGAGTGCAAAGGAGGCGATGACGCCCACCTCACAGCCATGCAAAGCTGCCAACCCATGCATTCTTTTACTCCATGCACGGCCCACTATCGCCACTATAGATCAAACTTTCCCATATGTATTAATACCTACATTGAAGTTTAAtgcattataataataataataacaaaaaaaaacttGTCCCCCgtgaaatatttgaaagaaatgaAGTAATCGGCTCGTTGGTTTATTCATTGGAATAAAACGAAATGTAGTTTAAATTTTAACAATTAAGGGAATAGTTTATTTCTTATAGATGAAATTTAGAAATACTCATTCATTGTGTATTCTTCACTCATAAAATGTTTCAtattactatttattttataataacaaTACAGTTTCTTGTATAACTAACTGTGACTAACCTATTAAAGTTAATCTATTCTTAAAAATAGACATTCTGCAAACCAAATCTAATCTAAGtttatgaaatattttttatCCAATGAATTAAAATTAAAGTTTAGAAGAAGTCAAATATTATGTTTGCTTGCAACAACAAACCCATGCTCAAGTCACATGCCCTTCCACATTTTActgttatttttataaaattgaaTTCCTCTTTTGGAAGAAATATTAACGGGAGATGCAAAATACAAGAacttatttatgattttcaatatgaaCCATGGCTGAATAGGTTGTCAACCATTTATAATATTTcgttattttctaaaaaatagtaattttaaaaacatGTACGTATTATATGCTCTTAAGTAGAGAAAGACATAACAATTTTCAATCGTTTTTCACACATACTACTTAAAAATATTTCTCGTTTTACTAAGTTTTGCTAAAATTAAAGTTTTTTACTTAATGGGTaatctaataaataaataaaatcttatcTAATAACTAGAAAAGACTACTAATAAGCATTGATGACCCTCTTTAATATTTGCACAAAGTTACATTCATATTTGACTACCAAAATTTGAAATGTCAAAACTATCAAAGGTGCATAATTAAATTAACTTAATTCAAAACTTACAACACCAACCATAACTAAAGTGGTcaattatttaataataatgaaataaaaatcttTGTAACAAAATTCAATTAACTAGGGCAACGGttaaaaaaaagaataaacaaaaaaaaatggtcTGAGGTAGATTGAGTTGGAAAATGAATGGAAGGTGAGACACACGCCCCGCATGACTGCGTGTGGAACACCCTGACCTGGCCATCTCATCTCCTGGGGAGAACACATCAGAAGGCTGTGCTGTGGGGTCCACCCAAGATACCCTCCTATTCCCAATTTTGCACCGTTAATGCGGTTCAAGCTGCCCTGCCATCCAAACACCCCCTTTCCGAATTCTTTCCTTATTTTGTTTTCCATTCCAATTTGCCATTTGatgtcacatttttttttttaacagcaTAAAGATCAGCAGGCTCTTAAATCAAACGGACAAGAGGGTGCCACGTGGAGTCCAGAAAAATCACCACCCTTGGCCCTTCCATCGCCTGCACTGTAACTTTCTTGGCCGTTGATTCTGCCTCCCCCTGTTTGCCAAACGCATGGACTTGTATATTACTACTGTCGGTTTTATTGCGGGAAAGTGTTTTTGTTGTTTTGGTTATTTAAGAGAGCAATTTGGGTCAGGGGAATGGGGACTCTGGGCCCATTCTCAGcttaataataaagagaggagagagagaatgtCTTCTCCAAGTTCACATCGCAGAGATTGAAATCATTGAATTGGAAACTTCAATGCAAAGCTTGGTCAACTGGGCAAGTTTTATGTTTAAATAGcctattctttcttcttttcgACTCTGCTTCTTCTACGCCATATGCGGTGGTGCCGTCCTGGTGGTGGTGTTGGTAGTGTGAATAATAGTGAGGTGGCTGGTGGTTGCGCCAAAATAAATGCTGTGTCTACAGGCCCTACATGgttgaaagagagagaaagagaaggagagagagagagggtgccTGTTAATTCCATTCaatgttgagagagagagagagagggagagagagagagcacgtGGTTGCTCTTGATCTTCCGACTTCAGCTGGTGGGCAACTGTAGAGACAGTAATCTTTAATGGCAGTTATTAAATTGGCTCACCTGCTTCCTTTCCAGCCAAGGCAAGCTACGAGCAATCCCTTCACATTGCCACGCTTGACCCCCACTTCCTGTTCCTTCTTTCTCTCCTTCTGCTGCTTTTTCActtggaatttagggttttgattcgACCAGTCAACAAAATTTTAGGATCTTTGTTCCTTTCTGAGAGATCCGGAAACAACCCAGAAACCAAAATAAGCATACTTCTTATTTGTCGTGAATTTTCATTTGCATTGACGCTTGGAGCTTCTTCAATTTTAGGGCAATTTGACGGAGAAAGAAAATGTTACTCTTTAGCCGTGATCGTGATGTTGTCTTTCTCATAATCGGACCTCTCTCAATCACCCCCCTCTCACTAGAGTTGCAGACGTACCCAGATTCTACTCTTTAGCTCACTTTCGGGTTCGGAGTCTATAATGCCGGCCGGGAAGATCCTTTTACGAGCATGAGAAGATTCGAGCCGTTTCTTCCTCATGTTCTCTTCCTCTTGCTAGCTGCTTTCCTTCAGTCCATCACAGTCTCACCCACCACTGAAAAGGAGATCCTGCTTCAGTTCAAAGCCAACATTTCTGATGATCCATACAGAAGATTGAAATCATGGGATCTCAGCAAAGACCCTTGTGGGGATTACAATGGTGTGTTCTGCAATTCAGATGGGTTCGTAGAGAAGATCCTTCTGTGGAATGCTAGTCTTTCCGGCGTCCTCTCGCCGGCTTTATCTGGGTTGAAATCCTTGCGGATCATATCGTTGTTTGGGAATCGATTTACAGGAAATATCCCGCAAGAATATGCGAGCATTGAGACACTCTGGAAGATTAATTTGAGTTCTAATGCGTTATCAGGGTCCATTCCCGACTTTCTTGGCGATTTACGGAGTATTCGTTTTCTTGATTTGTCGAGGAATGGTTATACTGGGGAAATTCCATCGGCTTTGTTTAAGTACTGTTACAAAACCAAGTTCATATCGCTCTCCCAGAATAATCTTTCTGGTTCCATTCCTGTCTCTATTGGGAACTGCTCAAATCTTACTGGGTTCGACTTCTCTTTCAACAATCTCAGCGGTGGCTTGCCTTCGCAAGTTTGCATTATCCCAAGATTAGCTTATTTGTCTCTCAGAAGCAATGCGTTGACAGGAAGTGTCCAAGATCAGGTCTCTGGTTGCCAGAGCTTGGAGATTTTGGATCTTAGTAGCAATATGCTCACTGGGTTGGCCCCATATGATGTTATTGAATTGAAAAATCTTACCCATTTCAATGTTTCACATAATGGATTTCAGGGGAACATTCCTGAGATCAGAACTTGCAGTGAGGGAATTGAAATTCTTGACGCTTCAGCCAATGGTTTGGAAGGGAAGATTCCAGTAAGCATTGCGAGTTGTAGCAGCCTTaaggttttggacttagggtttaacAGGCTAACGGGGAGTATCCCAAGTGAGATTGGGAATTTGGAGAACTTATTGATTCTTAGATTGGGTAATAATTTGATAAATGGGACAATCCCGGTGGGTTTTGGAAGTATTGAGCTGCTTCGGGTTCTGGATTTGCAAAATCTGAACCTTGTTGGTGAAATCCCGGACGACGTGAGCAATTGCACGTTTCTCCTTGAGTTGTGAGTCCAATTACCATATTGAAGTATTCTATATTTTGACATTGCTTTTAATTGatctgaaaaaaaaattataatgttgCTGCAGGGATGTTTCTGGCAATGCCTTGACTGGAGAAATTCCTCCGGCAATATACAGCTTGACACACCTGGAAATTCTAAACGCACATCAGAACAGACTCGATGGAACCATTCCACCTAGTCTAGGAAGCCTGTCACAAGTTCATTTTCTTGATCTATCGCAAAACCTCCTTTCTGGGTCCATCCCTTCCTCCCTTGGAAATCTGACAATGTTAACTCATTTTAATCTTTCTTACAACAACCTCTCTGGCACCATTCCTTCAATCCCAAGCATCCAGCTTTTTGGCTTCACGGCATTCTTCCACAATTCTGGGCTATGTGGTCCCCCTTTGGACACACCTTGCTCTGCAAGTGGCAGTGGCaacactttgtcgacgagaaagcCCAAGGAGCTAAGTGTTTCAGTCATTGTTGCAATTGTTGCTGCTGCAGTGATCCTTACTGGGGTTTGTGCAATAAGCTTTCTTAACATCAGGGCTCGTAGGAAGCAAAGAAGAGATGATGAGACATTGGTTGTAGAGAGTACCCCGCTAGCTTCAAGCGATTCCAATGTCATCATTGGAAAGCTGGTTCTATTCAGCAAAACTTTGCCCTCAAAGTATGAAGACTGGGAGGCTGGCACCAAAGCTTTGCTGGACAAGGAATGCATGATTGGTAGTGGCTCGATAGGAACAGTCTACAAAACGAATTTTGAAGGTGGGATCTCAATTGCGGTGAAGAAGCTTGAAACTCTGGGAAGGATCAGAAACCAGGAtgaatttgagcatgaaattggACGACTAGGGAACCTTCAGCACCCCAATTTGGTTGCTTTCCAGGGTTACTATTGGTCCTCTACGATGCAGTTAATTTTAtctgaatttgttcaaaatgggAGCCTGTATGACAATCTACACGGGCTAGGTTATCCAGGTACAAGCACGAGCACTGGCAATACTGAACTGTACTGGTCTAGGAGGTTTAAGATTGCTCTTGGAACAGCAAGGGCCCTTGCTTACCTTCACCATGACTGTAGACCTCCCGTTCTTCATCTCAACATAAAATCTACTAACATACTCTTAGATGAGAAGTATGAGGCCAAGTTGTCTGATTATGGGTTCGGGAAATTGCTTCCCATTTTGGACAACCATGGTTTAACCAAATTTCACACTGCTGTTGGATATGTTGCACCGGAGTTGGCTCAAAGTTTGAGATTGAGTGATAAATGTGATGTGTATAGCTATGGAGTGATTCTATTGGAGTTGGTCACCGGGAGGAAA from Malania oleifera isolate guangnan ecotype guangnan chromosome 9, ASM2987363v1, whole genome shotgun sequence carries:
- the LOC131164071 gene encoding probable LRR receptor-like serine/threonine-protein kinase At1g12460, which gives rise to MRRFEPFLPHVLFLLLAAFLQSITVSPTTEKEILLQFKANISDDPYRRLKSWDLSKDPCGDYNGVFCNSDGFVEKILLWNASLSGVLSPALSGLKSLRIISLFGNRFTGNIPQEYASIETLWKINLSSNALSGSIPDFLGDLRSIRFLDLSRNGYTGEIPSALFKYCYKTKFISLSQNNLSGSIPVSIGNCSNLTGFDFSFNNLSGGLPSQVCIIPRLAYLSLRSNALTGSVQDQVSGCQSLEILDLSSNMLTGLAPYDVIELKNLTHFNVSHNGFQGNIPEIRTCSEGIEILDASANGLEGKIPVSIASCSSLKVLDLGFNRLTGSIPSEIGNLENLLILRLGNNLINGTIPVGFGSIELLRVLDLQNLNLVGEIPDDVSNCTFLLELDVSGNALTGEIPPAIYSLTHLEILNAHQNRLDGTIPPSLGSLSQVHFLDLSQNLLSGSIPSSLGNLTMLTHFNLSYNNLSGTIPSIPSIQLFGFTAFFHNSGLCGPPLDTPCSASGSGNTLSTRKPKELSVSVIVAIVAAAVILTGVCAISFLNIRARRKQRRDDETLVVESTPLASSDSNVIIGKLVLFSKTLPSKYEDWEAGTKALLDKECMIGSGSIGTVYKTNFEGGISIAVKKLETLGRIRNQDEFEHEIGRLGNLQHPNLVAFQGYYWSSTMQLILSEFVQNGSLYDNLHGLGYPGTSTSTGNTELYWSRRFKIALGTARALAYLHHDCRPPVLHLNIKSTNILLDEKYEAKLSDYGFGKLLPILDNHGLTKFHTAVGYVAPELAQSLRLSDKCDVYSYGVILLELVTGRKPVESPEANEVVVLCEYVRALLESGSATDCFDRSLRGFAENELIQVMKLGLICTSEVPSRRPSMAEVVQVLESIGSGLES